In one window of Frigoriglobus tundricola DNA:
- a CDS encoding formylglycine-generating enzyme family protein — translation MMGKRQESTSPRWLLIATGVFGLLGAVLVVVTRYYEIQKARAEAVRAQREADLALNPAPTAPAISNPGAAAPVGSGNARPISDTVYYPLAPGVSMAFCWIPPGSATLGSPAGEFGRRPDEPEKQFVSKGFWLGKYEVTQAEWEAVTRTNPSTFNGKRPGVVNGLNTANFPVDDLSWIDAQNFIKSLAARRDAPSVFGKPCSFCLPHEDEWEYACRGGRGNAIPFYFGNALNGRDSNCDGTRPFGVPAFGPMLGRTCAVGSYEKLAPHPWGLCDMHGNVHEYCETEARPANKRVLRGGCYASPPVLCRSAVRDIFGPDTNRYNTVGMRVCVRPE, via the coding sequence ATGATGGGTAAACGCCAAGAGAGCACGAGTCCGCGATGGCTCCTTATTGCGACCGGCGTTTTCGGGCTGCTCGGTGCGGTACTCGTTGTGGTGACGCGTTATTACGAGATCCAAAAAGCTCGTGCCGAAGCCGTTCGCGCGCAACGAGAGGCCGACCTGGCGCTCAATCCGGCGCCGACAGCTCCGGCGATCTCAAATCCAGGCGCCGCGGCGCCGGTGGGGAGCGGGAACGCGCGTCCGATCAGCGACACCGTTTATTATCCTCTCGCACCGGGAGTATCGATGGCGTTCTGTTGGATCCCGCCGGGCAGCGCCACCTTGGGTTCGCCCGCCGGAGAGTTCGGGCGCAGGCCGGACGAGCCCGAGAAGCAATTCGTCTCCAAAGGCTTTTGGCTCGGCAAGTACGAGGTAACGCAGGCCGAATGGGAAGCGGTTACCCGGACCAATCCGAGCACGTTCAACGGCAAGCGGCCCGGAGTCGTGAACGGGCTGAACACTGCCAACTTCCCTGTTGATGATCTATCCTGGATAGATGCTCAAAATTTCATAAAATCATTGGCCGCCCGGAGAGACGCACCCAGCGTCTTTGGCAAGCCTTGCTCATTTTGCCTCCCCCATGAGGACGAATGGGAGTACGCGTGCCGAGGAGGCAGGGGAAATGCGATACCGTTCTACTTTGGTAACGCCCTCAACGGGCGCGACTCGAACTGTGACGGCACTCGACCTTTCGGGGTCCCGGCATTTGGCCCGATGTTAGGACGGACTTGTGCGGTAGGGAGTTATGAAAAGCTCGCTCCTCATCCCTGGGGCCTGTGCGACATGCACGGAAACGTTCACGAATACTGCGAGACGGAGGCCCGACCGGCTAATAAGCGGGTGCTTCGAGGCGGCTGCTATGCGTCGCCCCCCGTCCTGTGCCGGTCCGCTGTGCGGGATATCTTCGGGCCAGACACCAACCGATACAATACCGTCGGGATGCGTGTCTGCGTTCGCCCCGAATAG
- the queA gene encoding tRNA preQ1(34) S-adenosylmethionine ribosyltransferase-isomerase QueA has protein sequence MTQGAYAPRSVPHTMPFFDYHLPEHLIAQHPAAERDSARLLVVRRASASIEHRHFRDLPDLLAPGDLVVLNDTRVLPARVVGRRETTGGKWEGLFLRTTEDGLWEMLAQTRGYPEVGTAFLTDTNLRLVLRGRTDDRHWLMQPDEAGTPPELLARYGHVPLPPYIRKGREEPADRERYQTVYADTTGSVAAPTAGLHFTPAVFDRLTARGIGTARVTLHVGLGTFAPVKEDDPTKHVIHREWCEVKQPVVDAIRAAKARGGRVVAVGTTTTRTLESAAMSLSGDGFLSPFCGETGLFIHEPFAFRVVDALVTNFHLPRTTLLLLVGALTGSDLLQRAYAEAVAHEYRFFSYGDAMLVL, from the coding sequence ATGACACAGGGGGCTTACGCCCCCCGCTCCGTCCCGCACACCATGCCCTTCTTCGACTACCACCTGCCCGAGCACCTGATCGCCCAGCACCCCGCGGCGGAGCGCGACTCCGCCCGGTTGCTCGTCGTGCGCCGCGCCTCGGCCTCCATCGAACACCGCCACTTCCGCGACCTGCCGGACCTGCTCGCGCCCGGCGACCTCGTGGTGCTGAACGACACGCGCGTCCTGCCGGCCCGGGTGGTCGGGCGCCGCGAGACCACCGGCGGGAAGTGGGAAGGCTTGTTCCTGCGCACGACCGAAGACGGCCTCTGGGAGATGCTCGCGCAGACCCGCGGGTACCCCGAAGTCGGCACGGCGTTCCTCACCGACACGAACTTGCGGCTCGTTCTCCGCGGCCGGACCGACGACCGCCACTGGCTGATGCAACCCGACGAGGCCGGGACGCCGCCGGAGTTGCTCGCACGCTACGGGCACGTTCCGCTGCCGCCCTACATCCGCAAGGGCCGCGAGGAGCCGGCCGACCGCGAGCGGTACCAGACCGTTTACGCCGACACGACGGGCTCCGTCGCGGCGCCGACGGCGGGTCTGCACTTCACGCCGGCCGTGTTCGACCGGCTCACGGCGCGCGGCATCGGCACGGCCCGCGTCACACTTCACGTCGGGCTGGGCACGTTCGCGCCCGTGAAGGAAGACGACCCGACGAAGCACGTCATCCACCGCGAATGGTGCGAGGTGAAGCAACCCGTGGTCGATGCGATCCGCGCCGCGAAAGCGCGGGGCGGTCGCGTGGTCGCGGTGGGCACCACGACGACCCGCACGCTGGAAAGTGCGGCGATGTCTTTGTCGGGTGATGGGTTTTTGTCCCCGTTCTGCGGCGAAACCGGTCTGTTCATCCACGAACCGTTCGCGTTCCGCGTGGTCGATGCGCTCGTGACAAACTTCCACCTGCCGCGGACGACGCTCCTGCTGCTCGTCGGGGCGCTCACGGGCAGTGACCTGCTGCAACGGGCCTACGCCGAGGCCGTAGCCCACGAGTACCGGTTCTTCAGCTACGGCGACGCGATGCTGGTGTTGTGA
- a CDS encoding purple acid phosphatase family protein encodes MASALFVGPGLRADDTPLEVAPPPRPVISPVPADLTPQDTLFLTWQRDPTTTITVQWVGPEKPDLGTVRVAPRDTSAGWTVAKVVTKPFGNTEVRVHRAEVTGLAPGTEYLLQIGPSVHTSRFRTMPVKATDTFTWVSGGDCGTGPHAIGTNQIAAKQEPYFALIGGDLGYDNGTSARTAVQFLQNYSKHMIDPKGRLVPLVTCLGNHEVRGGYRGKRHDATYFLPLFDGLYKETTYGALDFGDYLSLVLLDTGHVSAVGGAQTDWLDSALAERQDRPHLIVANHVPAYPSFRSPAAAPVSGLRGMLGVTEKGGGTGDENRKHWCPLFERYGVDAVLEHHDHTFKRTHPLTDGHVDKYGVPYLGDGSWGQLRAPASPEKRPYLAAVGQAYHMTVHRLEGEQRYHVALEETGRIADIFATHGKRPHRRG; translated from the coding sequence TTGGCGTCCGCACTCTTCGTCGGACCCGGCCTGCGCGCAGACGACACCCCACTCGAAGTCGCCCCGCCCCCCCGACCGGTCATTTCGCCGGTCCCGGCGGACCTCACCCCCCAGGACACGCTGTTCCTCACGTGGCAGCGCGACCCGACCACCACGATCACCGTACAGTGGGTCGGGCCGGAGAAGCCCGACCTCGGCACGGTCCGCGTCGCCCCGCGTGACACGAGTGCCGGGTGGACCGTAGCGAAGGTCGTCACGAAACCGTTCGGCAACACGGAGGTCCGGGTCCACCGGGCCGAGGTGACCGGCCTGGCACCCGGCACCGAGTACCTGCTCCAGATCGGGCCGAGCGTCCACACCAGCCGGTTCCGCACGATGCCGGTGAAGGCCACCGACACCTTCACCTGGGTGTCCGGCGGGGACTGCGGCACCGGCCCGCACGCGATCGGCACCAACCAGATCGCCGCGAAGCAGGAGCCGTACTTCGCGCTCATCGGCGGCGACCTGGGGTACGACAACGGCACCTCGGCCCGCACCGCGGTTCAGTTCTTGCAGAACTACTCGAAGCACATGATCGACCCGAAGGGGCGGCTCGTCCCGCTGGTGACGTGCCTCGGCAACCACGAGGTCCGCGGCGGGTACCGGGGGAAGCGGCACGACGCGACCTATTTCCTGCCGCTGTTCGACGGGCTGTACAAGGAAACGACCTACGGCGCGCTCGACTTCGGCGACTACCTGAGCCTCGTGCTGCTGGACACCGGGCACGTCTCGGCGGTCGGCGGCGCGCAGACCGACTGGCTCGATTCGGCCCTCGCGGAGCGCCAGGACCGGCCGCACCTGATCGTGGCGAACCACGTGCCGGCGTACCCGTCGTTCCGGTCGCCGGCCGCGGCGCCGGTGAGCGGCCTGCGCGGGATGCTGGGCGTCACGGAAAAGGGCGGCGGGACCGGCGACGAGAACCGGAAGCACTGGTGCCCGCTGTTCGAGCGGTACGGCGTGGACGCGGTTCTGGAGCACCACGACCACACGTTCAAGCGGACCCACCCGCTCACGGACGGGCACGTGGACAAGTACGGCGTGCCGTACCTGGGCGACGGTTCCTGGGGCCAACTGCGGGCGCCGGCGTCGCCGGAGAAGCGGCCGTACCTGGCGGCCGTGGGGCAGGCGTACCACATGACCGTCCACCGGCTCGAGGGCGAGCAGCGGTACCACGTGGCGCTCGAGGAGACCGGCCGCATCGCCGACATCTTCGCCACCCACGGCAAGCGCCCGCACCGGCGGGGGTGA
- a CDS encoding alpha-ketoglutarate-dependent dioxygenase AlkB family protein, translating to MATTLLDAGSIRLLTDYLPNDRALYDHLAGSVIWDTRIRARKSMSFGLPYNYSGFEWPAAPFPDAVVPVRDRVAAEVGFEPNNCLANFYPDGTASMGFHSDSTAELEPGTGIAVVSLGAERTITFRRIDTKTVSESYRLPSGSLLWMCPDMQAEWRHAILTDAHATGGRISLTFRRMRT from the coding sequence ATGGCCACGACACTGCTCGACGCCGGTTCGATCCGCCTTCTCACCGACTACCTGCCGAACGACCGCGCGCTCTACGACCACCTCGCGGGCTCGGTCATCTGGGACACGCGCATCCGAGCCCGCAAGTCGATGAGTTTCGGCCTGCCGTACAACTACTCCGGATTCGAATGGCCGGCCGCGCCCTTCCCCGATGCCGTCGTTCCGGTGCGTGACCGCGTGGCCGCGGAGGTCGGGTTCGAGCCGAACAACTGTCTTGCCAACTTCTATCCCGACGGGACCGCTTCGATGGGCTTCCACTCCGATTCGACTGCGGAGCTGGAACCGGGCACCGGGATCGCGGTCGTCTCACTCGGCGCGGAACGCACCATCACCTTTCGCCGGATCGACACCAAGACCGTGAGCGAGAGCTACCGGCTCCCTTCGGGCTCGCTGCTCTGGATGTGTCCGGACATGCAAGCGGAGTGGCGGCACGCGATCCTCACCGACGCGCACGCGACCGGGGGCCGAATCAGCCTGACGTTCCGCCGGATGAGGACGTGA
- a CDS encoding SDR family NAD(P)-dependent oxidoreductase translates to MNLGLAGSVAVVVGGARGLGRAIASAFADEGCQVGVWDVSADVYAAATELCGTGWTVDVADPAAVRVAAAETWAKFGAVDHVVFAVGIGSGKFGFPFWELDPADWDRVLRVNLVGAAAVAHTFAPKLAERRRGTMLFLSSVAGQNGSQTDPPYSASKAGLINFAQCAAKDLAPFGVRVNCLCPGMVKTPLNRSVWQAWWDRQPPDARQEYDAWAAEKIAKLVPLNRWQTPEDIAAMAVFLASDRAANVTGQTVNVDGGYVMHW, encoded by the coding sequence GTGAATCTCGGATTGGCCGGAAGCGTTGCGGTGGTGGTCGGCGGCGCCCGCGGGTTGGGGCGGGCGATCGCGTCGGCCTTTGCCGACGAGGGCTGTCAGGTCGGCGTGTGGGACGTGTCGGCGGACGTGTACGCCGCCGCGACCGAACTCTGCGGCACCGGTTGGACGGTGGATGTGGCCGATCCCGCGGCCGTTCGCGTGGCGGCGGCGGAGACGTGGGCGAAGTTCGGCGCGGTGGATCACGTCGTGTTCGCGGTGGGGATCGGGTCCGGCAAGTTCGGGTTCCCGTTCTGGGAACTCGACCCGGCCGACTGGGACCGCGTGCTCCGCGTCAACCTCGTTGGCGCCGCGGCCGTCGCCCACACCTTCGCCCCGAAGCTCGCGGAGCGGCGCCGCGGTACGATGCTGTTCCTGTCGTCGGTCGCGGGGCAAAACGGCTCGCAGACGGACCCGCCTTATAGCGCGTCGAAGGCCGGGCTGATCAACTTCGCGCAGTGTGCGGCGAAGGACCTGGCGCCGTTCGGCGTGCGGGTGAACTGCCTGTGTCCGGGGATGGTGAAAACGCCGCTGAACCGGTCCGTGTGGCAGGCGTGGTGGGACCGACAACCGCCGGACGCGCGGCAGGAGTACGACGCCTGGGCCGCGGAGAAGATCGCGAAGCTCGTGCCACTCAACCGGTGGCAGACGCCCGAGGACATCGCCGCGATGGCCGTGTTCCTGGCGAGCGACCGCGCCGCCAACGTCACCGGCCAGACGGTCAACGTGGACGGCGGGTACGTGATGCACTGGTGA
- the infA gene encoding translation initiation factor IF-1, whose amino-acid sequence MHKAKEEAIEVEGRVMQALANTTFRVELDIGGEVIAHIGGKMRKHYIRIIPGDRVKVEVSPYDLTKGRITFRIRN is encoded by the coding sequence ATGCACAAGGCCAAGGAAGAAGCGATCGAGGTCGAGGGCCGCGTCATGCAGGCGCTGGCCAACACCACCTTCCGCGTCGAGCTTGACATCGGCGGCGAGGTGATCGCGCACATCGGCGGGAAGATGCGGAAGCACTACATCCGCATCATCCCCGGCGACCGCGTGAAGGTCGAGGTCTCGCCCTACGATCTGACCAAGGGCCGCATCACGTTCCGCATTCGCAACTGA
- a CDS encoding TIGR02996 domain-containing protein, giving the protein MSEAILRPELYSFLGAIKAEPEEDTPKLALADWLEEQPEPADQARGEFLRRFVRNNQLSQNDPARQDFGALVRLWDAHEAAWAGRLRAAKLKVWATNHMFRWGLLFPAFVWDGLESQTRATDALAGTEEYAWVAGLTLRVVAPSRSGAFANWSLLDSLVGLRVSATEDGAGALDRLCASRRLAGLQFLDVGPGTGPLHAVAQSPHLSALRHLVVRHATDADFGALCDSERLNSLRVLDASGAQLTSHAGRGFAEGGGIPALVELNVGMAGYASNRLGADGLLALVTSPRSCRLRKLNVARNDVADEGVEALCAQPHMCNLTHLDLSSNRLTNRAAIAIAAAEHLKALEHLNLSGNAITGDGAFALAASPYLTSVRRLELTARELIGQMGVQALHDRFETAVVVN; this is encoded by the coding sequence ATGTCCGAAGCGATACTGCGCCCGGAGTTGTATTCCTTTCTCGGTGCGATCAAGGCCGAACCGGAAGAAGATACGCCCAAACTCGCGCTCGCTGACTGGCTTGAGGAACAGCCGGAACCTGCCGACCAAGCCCGCGGGGAATTCTTACGACGCTTTGTGCGGAACAACCAACTCTCGCAAAACGACCCCGCGCGGCAAGATTTCGGCGCGCTCGTCCGGCTGTGGGATGCCCACGAGGCCGCATGGGCCGGGCGGTTGCGGGCCGCGAAGCTCAAGGTGTGGGCGACGAATCACATGTTCCGTTGGGGGTTGCTGTTCCCGGCATTCGTCTGGGACGGACTGGAGTCGCAAACGCGAGCCACGGACGCGCTCGCGGGCACGGAGGAGTACGCCTGGGTCGCCGGCCTCACGCTCCGGGTTGTGGCGCCTTCCAGGTCGGGCGCCTTCGCTAACTGGTCGTTGCTCGATTCGCTCGTCGGGCTACGTGTTTCAGCGACGGAAGACGGCGCGGGCGCGCTCGACCGCCTCTGTGCCTCGCGCCGACTCGCGGGCCTTCAGTTCCTCGATGTCGGACCCGGAACCGGTCCGCTGCACGCGGTCGCACAGTCGCCGCACCTGTCGGCGCTCAGGCACCTCGTCGTGCGGCACGCGACCGACGCCGACTTCGGGGCGCTGTGTGACTCGGAGCGCCTGAACTCGCTTCGCGTACTGGACGCGTCCGGCGCGCAACTGACGTCCCACGCCGGGCGCGGGTTCGCGGAGGGTGGAGGGATCCCGGCACTCGTGGAATTGAACGTCGGCATGGCCGGTTACGCGTCCAATCGCCTCGGGGCCGATGGACTGCTCGCGCTGGTTACGAGCCCTCGGAGTTGCCGGCTGCGGAAGCTGAATGTGGCGCGCAACGACGTTGCGGACGAGGGCGTGGAGGCGCTCTGTGCCCAACCGCACATGTGCAACCTCACGCACCTCGACCTTTCTTCCAACCGGCTTACGAACCGCGCCGCCATTGCGATTGCGGCCGCCGAGCACCTGAAGGCCCTCGAACACCTGAACCTGAGTGGAAACGCAATCACCGGTGACGGCGCGTTCGCGCTGGCCGCATCACCGTACCTAACGAGCGTCCGGCGGTTGGAGCTGACCGCAAGAGAGCTGATCGGGCAAATGGGCGTGCAAGCCCTCCACGACCGCTTCGAGACGGCGGTGGTGGTGAATTGA
- a CDS encoding leucine-rich repeat domain-containing protein — protein sequence MFRIAILALAVAVVSACSSARSDDAEDKAVAFVKGLGGKVSRDDKSPGAPVVRVDLNETKVTDADLKELAAFGALARLSLADTAVTNAGLKNLAPIKTLTHLDLSNTKLSDAGIKELVPLKGLKVLALARTKVSNTGLAYMAPMKSLTDLDLALTKVTTTGMADLAPLKNLTRLNLIGTSVTDAGVDDLAALKKLTEIDLTGTKVTNSGVKDLQKALPKCKISK from the coding sequence ATGTTCCGGATCGCGATCCTCGCGCTGGCGGTGGCGGTCGTGAGCGCCTGTTCGTCGGCACGGTCCGACGACGCCGAAGATAAGGCCGTCGCATTCGTGAAGGGGTTGGGCGGTAAGGTCAGCCGCGACGACAAGTCGCCGGGTGCGCCGGTCGTACGGGTGGACCTCAACGAAACCAAGGTGACAGACGCGGATCTGAAGGAACTGGCCGCGTTCGGCGCACTCGCCCGGCTCTCGCTCGCCGACACCGCCGTTACGAACGCCGGGCTCAAGAACCTGGCTCCGATCAAGACCCTGACCCACCTCGACCTCTCCAACACCAAACTGTCGGACGCGGGTATCAAAGAGCTGGTCCCGCTGAAGGGCCTGAAGGTGCTCGCGCTCGCGCGCACGAAAGTGTCAAACACGGGGCTGGCGTACATGGCCCCGATGAAGTCCCTCACCGACCTCGACCTGGCGCTCACCAAGGTGACGACCACGGGAATGGCGGACCTGGCCCCGCTCAAGAACCTCACCCGCCTCAACCTGATCGGCACGAGCGTCACCGACGCGGGGGTGGACGATCTGGCCGCGCTCAAGAAGCTCACCGAGATCGACCTGACCGGGACGAAGGTGACGAACTCGGGCGTCAAAGACCTTCAGAAGGCGCTGCCGAAGTGCAAGATCAGTAAATGA